The sequence TGGTGCGCTTCGCGCTGCCGTTCGCCGGCCGGCTGGCCCGCCGGTACCGGGGACGTGGAGAGCCGCTGGAGGACCTGGAGCAGGTGGCCCGACTGGGGCTGGTCAACGCCGTCGACCGCTATGACCCGGAACGGGGCTCCTTCACCGCGTACGCCGCGATCACCATCGTGGGCGAGATCAAACGACACTTCCGGGACCGCACCTGGGGCGTGCACGTGCCCCGCCGGTTGCGGGACCTCATCCTCGAGGTGGGGCAGGCCACCGCCGCGCTCACCAGCGAGCTGTCCCGGGCCCCGTCGGTGGCCGAACTGTCGGCCCGGCTGGAGACCCCGCAGGAGGAGATCCTCGCCGCCCTGGAGTCGGCGGCCGGCTACAGCCCGGCCTCCCTCAACGCGCCGGTGGGTGGGGAGAGCTCCGCCGAGTTCGGGGACCTGGTCGGCGAGTCGGACAACGCGTTGGAATCGGTCGACGACCGGGTGACGGTGAGCGGTCTGCTGCACCGCCTGCCCTGGCGGGAGCGACGGATCCTCGCGATGCGCTTCTACGGCAACCAGACCCAGGCGGAGATCGCCGCCCGGTTCGGCATCTC comes from Micromonospora vinacea and encodes:
- a CDS encoding SigB/SigF/SigG family RNA polymerase sigma factor; translation: MFGQTSTTTTTPPPTDRGLEDLDAAAMAYAARIAGLPPERRGEARDDLVRFALPFAGRLARRYRGRGEPLEDLEQVARLGLVNAVDRYDPERGSFTAYAAITIVGEIKRHFRDRTWGVHVPRRLRDLILEVGQATAALTSELSRAPSVAELSARLETPQEEILAALESAAGYSPASLNAPVGGESSAEFGDLVGESDNALESVDDRVTVSGLLHRLPWRERRILAMRFYGNQTQAEIAARFGISQMHVSRLLSRALTWLRQAMLADAPPPWQNGAAEPDPGKTRISVKQNGDTVVVEVGGEIDRDGADQLRRAMLEAVTGQPSEVVVDLVGAGGFDAGGIAALMAGRDAAERTGVPLRLTRVQPAVRRSLTAAGLAPARD